The stretch of DNA ATAAATTGAGTAAAGGAAAATTTACATAATCATGAATCACATCTCTAAACAAAGCAGCCACATAAAAACAAAGGGCTATTTGTCCTTTGCTTCCATGTACTTTGCAAAAAAGTGTTGACCAATCTTTGAATGTGATTTTTGAATCTTGATAAGCAAAGTTTTTTTCATCTTTAAACAGTTGACTGGAATCTTTGTAAATTTCGCTAAAGGCTGGCAAAAAATAACGCTTATCTTGATAGCTTAAAATACCATAGTTATTGGCAGGAATAAAGCCTTTATCTATCGTATAAATACCATTTCCAAAGGTGTAAAAATTATCTCTATGATAACCTAGTACGTCTATTTCATAGCAAGTTTTCATTTCATCATAAATCTTGCCTTTGATGCGGTTGTACTGCGCTATATTGCCTGTAAAAAAATAATTACCTTCTGCCTCTACCGCTAATCTAAACTTATCTAAGCTCACCAAAACCGCTGCCTCTACATCTAAAACAACCTTTTGATTGTATTTATTTAACAACTCAAATAGGCGCTTAGGATTGTCTTTTGATTTTAAATGAAATAAAGGCTTAACCACAAAGTTAGATACACAAGTATAACCACCTTTTGCATTAGAGCACCAGTATTGATTCCCATCTTCATACATGCCATATTTAAACAAGTCCGCCCGTTGTTTTGAACTTAGACTTTTTTGTTCGCTTTCAAAGTTCAAAGCCCCCATTTTATCCCGTAACTGGATGCTTAACACACTTTGTTTTATATCCAATAGTTTGGATACATCACGAATGTAACAATCTCTTACTAGCTCATTTTTTATCTTAGCAATCAATTCAACTGCTAACTCGCTGATTCGCTGAATCGCAAAATTATCACGGTCTGAGTTTTGAAGCTCATGCTCCAAATACCAATTGATTGCATCGGTTTTATTTGTCTTGCAATAAATGGTGAAGCCCTCCGCTCCTATCTCTCTAATGTAACTATCAGGATCTTGTTTTTCGGGCAAAGCGATTATATCAACATGAAGCCCTAACTCAATCAATGTGGGTAAATTTTTTATCGCTGCCTCTATTCCTGCTTTGTCTCCATCGTACAATAAAACAACACGCTCAGCATAGCGATTGATTAATTTAGCCTGCTGCTTGCTCAATGATGTTCCCCCAGTGGCTACTGCTCCTAAGAACCCACCATCATACAAACTTAGCACGTCCCAATAGCCCTCCACCAAATACATGGTTTTTGTTTTCTTGATGGCTGAAAGCTGTTGAGCCAAACCATACAAAAGCTGCTCTTTGTGGTAAACTTCGCTTTTAGGACTGTTTAAATACTTGATTTGGTCATCATTCATCGCTCGACCTGCAAAGCCTACTATTGCTTTGCTTGGGTTGTGTATCGGGAACAACACTCTATTTCTATAGGCATCAAAAAAACCTTTTTTTCCTTGCTTAATAATGCCTAGTTCCTTTAATATACGGTTGTCTAATTTCAAGTTTTTTGTAAAATGCCAGGCTTCAGGCGTTTGACAAATTCCAAATGTTTTGACGGTTGATCCCTGTAAACTTCTTTTATCAAATTGAATCTCCCCTTTTAGCTCCTCAGCTCCATGATGATGGTTATAATAAGCAGCTGCCAGCAAACGATTGTACAATAAATATTGCTCTTTTTTCTGTTGACGTTTCTTCAGTTGCTCCAGCTGCTCCTCACTTACATTCTCGGCATATTCAACCGCTAAATGATGTATTTTTGCTGCGTATTCTACTGCCTCTAAAAAATCAACTTGCTTGTATTCCATCACAAAACTAATCGGTGTATACGTTTTGCCACAGCTCCCAAAACAAGTTGCTATATTTTTTGATTTTGAGATTGAAAAAGAAGGTGTTTTTTCTTGGTGGAATGGGCAGCAAAGTTTTGCTTTGCTGCCTTCTTTCCAATCCGTAAGAGATGAAACAATGGTTTCTATCTCAAACTTTGATTTTAGTTGCTCAATATTTGTAATATACATCTTGTGTTTTTATAGGGTTGGTTTATGCTTTTTTACTCGTGCGTCCTGTGTATTTTTTTCCGTTCCGTTCTTCCCAAGCTGTAATTTTACATTGCTCGGTACAATACGTATGATTCCATGAATTATGGATAAACCCCTTTTTACATACAGGACATTTTCTTGTATATTTCACTTCCTTTTCTACTGTCGTACGGCTGCCGTTTTTTTCGATTGTTGGCTGCTCCTGGTAATCTATAAATCCTATCTTTTTTTGGTTGAGTACGGGTGCCACTCCTCCCCGTCTAACGGCTGCCGTTACGGCTGGCGTTACTACTGCCGTTGTTGCCGTTGGCTCCTCATTTTCAACGGCTGCCGTTTCTTCCAAGCCTAAGCGCTCTTTTCGGCAATTATCATAGTACCACCAACTAAAACACAAGCACAATAAGAGCAAGGTTTCAAAGCCTAAAACCGTATATTCTAACTGCTGCCGTAACGTCTGACGTTCTTTCAAAACGGCTGCAATCAGCCCAGCTGTGGCGGTGTCTGCCTCCGCAGTCAATCCCTCATTGGCTGCTGCTAAATTGCGCAACTCTTCTCGTTGCTGAGCAATCAAATCATTGATGCTTTTGTTGTGTTCATCAATCGAGCGTTGGTCTTCGTGTCTAAGCTTTCCATAATAAAGCCGTGTGGCTCTCAACGTATCTCGTTCCTGTTCTATCGCTGCAATCTGCTGTTGATAATCTGCTTTAATACTCGCATCACTTTTTAAAATTGGCTCAACCTCTGTTGGCTCTGGTAGCATTAAGTCCGCTACAAAAGAAGCCCCACCATAAGAGATTCCAATACTAATGCCGACAAAAACGACCGATACCGCAAAAGAAAAGTGCTCAAATTCTCGATATTGAAAAGCAGATTTTAGCACATCATCTAAGGCAATACGTTTAATAATTTCAATAACCAGGACAACTACTAATAACAAAGGGATTCTTAACAGTATCGGAACATTGCCAAAGTAATGGTACAACATCAACCCAGCTGTTATTAAACTGGCAATTTGAACCGCAAACGCTAAAGCCATCAACGACAAATTGACCAACCAAAAGCGTTTGGAAAAGGTCGTATGCTTGAACTTTTTATCTAGCGTAGCCTCCATACTTTCGGAGGCTATCAAAGAACTTATTCCTTTACGAGCTAAGGAATAAGGATTTTTTATAAAATTTTTCATAGTTTTGTATTGCTTTATTTTTCTGCCGTAAGGCAGGAGATTAGGCTCCTAAGTTGGCGCTTAGGAGCTTTTTTTATTTTAATCCTTTATATTCTTCAACTGTTATCTTTGAAATGCCTAAGCCATAGTTATCAATCAATTCCGCTGCGTCCATTTCCAAGGCCTTGGCAAACTTTAACGTCAATTCATAAGTAGCATTATTGGGCGCATTGCGAATGTGTGTGAGCATCTTCTTTGTGATTCCTATTCGTTTGTGCAAATTGCGGTATACACTAACCGCCAATTCATCCAAAAACTGGCAAAAAAGTTGCTGCATTGTTAATTGGTCTTTTTTCATATTTGTTTAGTTATGGGCAAAGCTTCGCCAAGCCACCCTATAAAAAAAGTAGCTTGTTGAAGACTTGCAATTAAATAATTATGGAATTTTTGTTGAACGTAAGGACTCGAACCTTATACTAACTATATCAACCCCTTGTTATAGTATTGTAGCTACAGCCGTGCAGCCGTTCATCCGCTGTAATTCTTCCCACAGAATCACTTCACGATAAATAAGACATTGTATATTTTAGCCTAAAGCAAAAAGTTAGTACCTTGCTTAGCTAAATATTAAGAACTTTTTCTGTCAACATTCTTTGCTCATTCCACTAAGTAGTTATGTTGACGCTATAAATGTATAAGCTTTTTTACCGATTTGCAACTTTTTGAACCAAAAAGTTATCTTTTTTAATATTT from Aureispira anguillae encodes:
- the dnaG gene encoding DNA primase, yielding MYITNIEQLKSKFEIETIVSSLTDWKEGSKAKLCCPFHQEKTPSFSISKSKNIATCFGSCGKTYTPISFVMEYKQVDFLEAVEYAAKIHHLAVEYAENVSEEQLEQLKKRQQKKEQYLLYNRLLAAAYYNHHHGAEELKGEIQFDKRSLQGSTVKTFGICQTPEAWHFTKNLKLDNRILKELGIIKQGKKGFFDAYRNRVLFPIHNPSKAIVGFAGRAMNDDQIKYLNSPKSEVYHKEQLLYGLAQQLSAIKKTKTMYLVEGYWDVLSLYDGGFLGAVATGGTSLSKQQAKLINRYAERVVLLYDGDKAGIEAAIKNLPTLIELGLHVDIIALPEKQDPDSYIREIGAEGFTIYCKTNKTDAINWYLEHELQNSDRDNFAIQRISELAVELIAKIKNELVRDCYIRDVSKLLDIKQSVLSIQLRDKMGALNFESEQKSLSSKQRADLFKYGMYEDGNQYWCSNAKGGYTCVSNFVVKPLFHLKSKDNPKRLFELLNKYNQKVVLDVEAAVLVSLDKFRLAVEAEGNYFFTGNIAQYNRIKGKIYDEMKTCYEIDVLGYHRDNFYTFGNGIYTIDKGFIPANNYGILSYQDKRYFLPAFSEIYKDSSQLFKDEKNFAYQDSKITFKDWSTLFCKVHGSKGQIALCFYVAALFRDVIHDYVNFPLLNLFGQPGTGKSFMGKNLSYMFGIAKDGFNLNSGTQVGFYNRLVLARNALVFCEEYFNSIDSRFIQGLKSIYDGIGREKGQKTGTKSLVSEVYSACMFVGQELPTSDNALFTRVINLAFSQTEYTQEESDLADELKAMRKNGELINITAKLSVLRPHIQDNYGQQYNLTFSKLKKAVKADTRLIENYASILTVFDLLKEKVAFPFSMEEVYKNCITNILYQNDQIHSETETTTFWDIIEYLASTNLLIEQVDYKIEERFDWKGKRFERPKRLLYLSLSKSFPLYREHHKRQFSKDGLTKSSLSHYIKTHFSFMDYLKSTRIGKKNTSAFVFDYDVLNISIEDEPKASTDYAAENEIWAEQEAHANKIAEKRKKEEAEIAKKQMKLYNKIIAGKKGRKSSK